CGGTCTGTTCGACGGTACGTATGCTGGATTAGCTCAGATCATCTTCAATCTCAGTGACAACTCTAGGTTCGGTCTGTCTTATATCAACTCCTACTCCCCCACTGGAGGCGACGATCCTGATGTAGAGCCAAATACCGAATTAACGCCTTTTGGTACGAGTACTGGTAGTAACCTATCGAATAGCAGCTTTAGTAGACCCGTCAGCGTCAATGCCTACGGTTTTTCGGGTACGTTTAGGCTTAGTCCGGGTCTAGCTATTAGCGGTTGGGTGGGACATGCCAACCATCGTTATATTGGTAGGGGAGATGGGAGTATGTGGACTTGGGCAGCTAGCTTGAACTTTCCTGACTTAGGCAAAGAAGGTAGCGTAGGCGGTATTATAGTCGGCATGGAACCGAGACTAACAGAACTTGACAGCAATCTCGGTAGCCCCGATCGCGATACCTCTTTGCATCTGGAGGCGTTTTACAAGTATGCACTCACAGATAACATCCAAGTGACTCCGGCAATTATTTGGTTAACTGCACCAGACCACAATGCCGATAATGACGACATCATCATCGGTGCAATTAGAACTGTGTTTCGGTTCTAGGACTAAATCTGGGTAGGATTGCGTCCTACCCCCTTACATGACTCATCTACCCAATTTGGCAAATTCGTGACGGGCAATCGTGGCGGAACTCGATCTTCTGGTTTGTAACTTGAGCGTACAGGTGATTGTACTGGCACTTGAGTCGGTTGCGCTCTGCCATTGCCATGCCCGTTTCCATTGCCGTTACCATTTTGATATGGTGCTGCCTGCATAGGCGAAACAACACCGTTACTAGCTGAGCTTATCTGTAGCTTTGTCGGTGTTTTTGAAGCTTTCAACTCCTCGTCTGGATTAAAGTTTAGCCCTAAAGCCGCTACAATTTGGTCGGGGTCGCTATTTAACTGGGCGACAAAAGGCAGCACCTCAATTAGTTTTGGCTCTAAGTTGGTTACGACTGCCAAAATGAAACTAGAACAAGGGCGACGCTTGCCATCAAACGTTCCCCAAATCCGAATTTTAGTCAACCAAGGGCGGTTCTGCTGATAGTAAATCAGCCATTTGACCTTAAGAGCGTGGCGTAGTTGCTGAATGTTCACGACCTACCTCAATCGCAGTTCAAACAACAAAACAGCATGGCTAAGTCTTGCACCTAAGTCAAGATGCGATCGCACTTTTCTAATTGTTTCATTTCATTATCTCACCCTTATTCCCTCTTCTGCCTTTGGTGGTCATTTGTCATTAGCAAACAGGATGTAGGATGTAGGGTGTGGGGTGTGGCGAGTTAATTGCGACTTGCGAGTTGCAACTTGAATTGTCTCCTAACTCCTCAGTTTTGACTTTTGACTTTTGACTTTTGACTTTTGACTTCAAAAAAAAGACCAGCTTCCCATAGCTAGTCCAGTCAACTTATATTACGTTGTCGGCTACGATATTGAGGAATACCAAAACTGTGCGTTCCCATCGCTACAGCGGGCAAAAGCTTTTCCTCCCAACTGATATTGTAACGAGAAACACAGACTTTTTTAACAAAATTCACAAATTCTTGACTTAACTGAGCCAGAAGGTAGATGTTGCAAGGCAATAATTTGAAGTAATCATTAAGTTCGATCGCCATGCCTTGAGTGGAGAGGAGTAAATTTTTACTTCTGCGAGGGGCGTCAGACTTAACATCCGTGCGTGTAACTAGTTCGATTGTTGCAGATATTGCTCTGCTTGCAAAGGTTGCCCCCAAATCACCTGCTCTTGTTTGTAAATGGCAATTCCTGGCTTTGCTCCTTTTGGCTTGTAAACATATTTCGGCTCTGTATATATCACTGGTACGCGATCGCTTTGACGGGCGCGGCTGTAGTAGGCAGCAAAGTCAGCTGCAAACTGTAAATCTACTTCCTCTGGTTCAGCCCCAGGTGTAACCCGCATCAAAACGTGACTGCCAGGAATTTCTTGAGCATGAAACCACAGATCGTAATCTCCGGCAACGCGAAAAGTCAATTGGTCGTTTTGGCGGTTGTTGCGTCCGACGAGTAGTTCAAAGCCACTGGGGGTAGAATAGCGATGAAAATTAACGCTGGAATCTTCATTCGCATTTCGCCGTCCGTAATCTGGTGCTTTGAGATATTTCTGTTGGATCAACTCCTCGCGAATTTCTTTGAGAGCTTCCAAGTCTTCTGTAGATTGATACTTATCGACTTGAGCAACTGCGGCTTCGACTTGCTCTAGATAATCGCGTTCCTGTTCTACCTCGGCTAGTAGCGGTTCTACCGCACCTCTTGCTCGTTTGAGTTTACCCGCTTGCTTGTATAAACCTTGGGCATTCTGAATCGCATTTTTTTCGGGATTGAGGGCGATCGCTATTGGTTCTCCCGTTTCAAAGTCTGCTAGCGTAATTGACTTCATCCCTGGCAGCCATTCTTGGAGGTGAGCCATCAACAAGTCTGCCTGTTGGCGATAGCTATCGGCGCGATCGGATTGCTGCAAACGTGCTTTAAAGCTATCGATCTTTTGCTGTAATTTTGCCAATAAGCTCTGAATTTTTTGACTTAACTGATATTGGAGTTGGCT
This window of the Chroococcidiopsis thermalis PCC 7203 genome carries:
- a CDS encoding Rqc2 family fibronectin-binding protein, which encodes MQPVDFTTLTAACSELSKDWIPARLEQVYQRDRYTILLALRTLDRRGWLEISWHPQAAHICIGTPPPRQPDTFTFSQQLLHQLNGLALISCRPVVPWERVVDLQFARRPGEPVLWHVYVEIMGKYSNVVLTNTANEITTAAHQVSPQKSSVRPIQTGQSYELPPALTGTAPALDEPFSRWQERVSLVPSALKRCLLKSYRGISPTLIEAIAQAADLDPEQSTDSLTAEDWQQLFHYWQAWLQTLATAQFSPGWTATGYTVLKWNAIQPVASVQELLNQYYTNQLNRQEFSQLQYQLSQKIQSLLAKLQQKIDSFKARLQQSDRADSYRQQADLLMAHLQEWLPGMKSITLADFETGEPIAIALNPEKNAIQNAQGLYKQAGKLKRARGAVEPLLAEVEQERDYLEQVEAAVAQVDKYQSTEDLEALKEIREELIQQKYLKAPDYGRRNANEDSSVNFHRYSTPSGFELLVGRNNRQNDQLTFRVAGDYDLWFHAQEIPGSHVLMRVTPGAEPEEVDLQFAADFAAYYSRARQSDRVPVIYTEPKYVYKPKGAKPGIAIYKQEQVIWGQPLQAEQYLQQSN
- a CDS encoding DUF5331 domain-containing protein, which gives rise to MNIQQLRHALKVKWLIYYQQNRPWLTKIRIWGTFDGKRRPCSSFILAVVTNLEPKLIEVLPFVAQLNSDPDQIVAALGLNFNPDEELKASKTPTKLQISSASNGVVSPMQAAPYQNGNGNGNGHGNGRAQPTQVPVQSPVRSSYKPEDRVPPRLPVTNLPNWVDESCKGVGRNPTQI